A genomic window from Halogeometricum borinquense DSM 11551 includes:
- a CDS encoding 1,4-dihydroxy-2-naphthoate polyprenyltransferase, which translates to MSTQDISRTKAWVMAARPQTLPAAAAPIFVGVGLAVHDGVFAALPALAAFVGAALIQIGTNFANDYYDAVQGADTADREGFTRVTAGGLIAPKSVKRAMYLTFAAAILLGTYLVYVGGVPILVIGLLSVASGIAYTGGPFPLGYHGLGDLFVFIFFGVVAVTGTYYVQAAAVIADPLSVGIPPNTLPFDAFVASLAVAALSTNILVVNNVRDKEEDETTGKRTLAVRFGYTFSRGEYLAMLALAYLVPVWFATRQTFGGVVFLPLVTLPYAISVARTVLTKTSGEALNPALERTGKLLAIHSLLFGIGLSFGGLPL; encoded by the coding sequence ATGAGTACGCAGGACATCTCACGGACGAAAGCGTGGGTAATGGCCGCGCGCCCGCAGACGCTTCCGGCCGCCGCCGCCCCCATCTTCGTCGGTGTCGGCTTAGCCGTCCACGATGGCGTGTTCGCTGCGCTTCCGGCGCTTGCGGCGTTCGTCGGCGCGGCCCTTATCCAGATCGGAACGAACTTCGCCAACGACTACTACGACGCTGTACAGGGTGCTGACACGGCAGACCGCGAGGGGTTCACCCGCGTCACTGCGGGTGGCCTCATTGCCCCCAAATCGGTCAAGCGGGCGATGTATCTCACTTTCGCCGCCGCTATTCTCCTCGGAACGTATCTCGTCTACGTCGGCGGCGTGCCCATTCTCGTCATCGGTCTTCTCTCGGTGGCGTCGGGTATCGCCTACACCGGTGGTCCGTTCCCACTCGGCTATCACGGACTCGGCGACCTGTTCGTCTTCATTTTCTTCGGCGTCGTCGCCGTCACTGGCACGTATTACGTCCAAGCGGCGGCCGTCATCGCCGACCCGCTTTCGGTTGGTATCCCGCCGAACACGCTCCCGTTCGACGCGTTCGTCGCTTCGCTCGCCGTCGCCGCTCTCTCGACAAACATCCTCGTCGTCAACAACGTGCGCGACAAAGAGGAGGACGAGACAACCGGAAAGCGGACGCTCGCGGTTCGGTTCGGCTACACGTTCTCTCGCGGCGAGTATCTCGCTATGCTCGCTCTCGCGTACCTCGTACCGGTCTGGTTCGCCACTCGCCAGACGTTCGGTGGCGTCGTCTTCCTCCCGCTCGTGACGCTCCCGTACGCGATTTCGGTTGCTCGAACCGTCCTCACGAAAACGTCGGGAGAGGCGCTGAACCCGGCACTCGAACGGACCGGTAAACTGCTGGCGATACACTCCCTCCTGTTTGGGATCGGCCTCTCGTTCGGGGGTCTTCCCCTCTGA